In a single window of the Elaeis guineensis isolate ETL-2024a chromosome 4, EG11, whole genome shotgun sequence genome:
- the LOC140857003 gene encoding cytochrome P450 734A1-like: MDLVNSAYLSFGFFMLCIMLSRALFVVWWNPLRIQKHFHDQGIRGPGYKSLLGNLMEIAQIHRQDKRSPPLPLPSESKSHRYMAERIFPYVPFWSIKYGEYSDFEFINRVVSVIKLTFLRGMSQIIAKATHKMVDRWSNFIKLNDWEVDVQHELEELAENIAAIIIFGKSAELGKRIGHLQVKLQDVTSKVLRIACIPGSRFIPNPLTSKCTWLRKEADKLIKELIKSRYLSKDEQENDFLRFLLSSALTQRQIEDECLHCW; this comes from the exons ATGGACTTGGTTAACTCGGCCTATCTTTCCTTTGGCTTTTTTATGTTATGCATCATGCTCTCCAGGGCTCTCTTTGTGGTCTGGTGGAATCCTCTGAGGATCCAAAAGCATTTCCATGACCAAGGAATCAGAGGCCCCGGGTACAAGTCCCTTTTGGGGAACCTTATGGAGATTGCCCAAATCCATCGCCAGGATAAACGTTCACCACCTCTGCCACTGCCGAGTGAGAGCAAATCCCACCGCTACATGGCTGAACGCATCTTCCCGTACGTTCCCTTTTGGAGTATAAAATATGGTGAGTACTCTGATTTTGAATTCATCAACCGAGTTGTATCGGTTATCAAGCTGACATTTCTTAGA GGTATGTCACAGATTATTGCAAAAGCAACACACAAGATGGTAGACAGGTGGTCCAACTTCATCAAACTAAATGATTGGGAAGTTGACGTGCAGCATGAACTTGAAGAACTCGCCGAAAATATTGCTGCCATTATTATATTTGGAAAGAGTGCGGAGCTAGGCAAGCGAATAGGCCATTTGCAGGTGAAACTACAAGATGTGACCTCTAAAGTATTGAGGATTGCTTGTATCCCTGGTTCAAG GTTTATCCCTAATCCCCTGACTTCCAAGTGCACTTGGTTGAGAAAAGAGGCAGACAAATTAATCAAAGAGCTGATCAAGAGCCGCTATTTGAGCAAAGATGAGCAGGAAAATGACTTTCTTAGGTTTTTACTCTCGTCAGCCCTGACTCAAAGGCAAATTGAGGATGAATGCCTCCACTGCTGGTAA
- the LOC140857010 gene encoding cytochrome P450 734A1-like gives MIVNETLRLYPPAPLVVREAKKDIRLEGVDIPGGTTFVIPILAIHYDKELWGDNAAEFDPSRFAEGASKSSRHPKAFMPFTHGPRMCLGMNFALLEIRLVLATILQKFTFVTSPIYKHDPLYTLTMKPGKGAQVEVKREDCEAQGNIIENLFGKSGFLVGVIE, from the exons ATGATAGTCAACGAAACGCTCCGGCTGTATCCACCGGCGCCCCTCGTAGTCAGAGAAGCAAAGAAGGATATCAGACTTGAAGGTGTGGATATCCCCGGTGGAACAACTTTTGTGATACCCATTCTAGCAATCCACTATGATAAAGAGTTATGGGGGGACAATGCCGCCGAGTTCGATCCAAGTCGCTTTGCAGAGGGAGCCTCCAAGTCATCCAGACACCCAAAGGCTTTCATGCCTTTCACTCATGGCCCCAGGATGTGCCTCGGGATGAACTTTGCTCTCCTGGAGATCAGGTTGGTTCTTGCCACCATCTTGCAAAAATTCACCTTCGTCACCTCGCCCATCTACAAGCATGACCCCTTGTATACTCTCACCATGAAGCCTGGGAAAGGGGCGCAg GTCGAAGTTAAGCGTGAAGATTGTGAAGCTCAAGGCAATATCATTGAGAACTTGTTTGGCAAATCTGGATTTCTTGTTGGGGTCATTGAATAG